The Pyrus communis chromosome 2, drPyrComm1.1, whole genome shotgun sequence genome includes a window with the following:
- the LOC137726957 gene encoding uncharacterized protein: MAGFVRTRSKRVTYPLDDRVKARLVGGYSSGLSDVSSGSEHSGDYNSPCLSELVHRFLQDDESSAAGFPDNESDWDRVDSASDADAIDSVLRSVAVSGNADSYLKLLRSHVSQAEEAFACLRSNGGGSSKSTLGRSVMSFLRGLGHNAAICKTKWTSSGNITSGSYEFIDVVPVQSGSSMRQSRYFVDLDFAAQFEIARPSSQYSRLLQLVPRNFVGSSEDLKRIVRVTCDAAKRSLKSTDLSVPPWRKNRYMQNKWFGPYKRTVNPLTERTFSTDSAIFAPVSGAKCRYVGFDDTVSDSTVNGRLYVRT, encoded by the coding sequence ATGGCTGGTTTTGTTAGAACCAGATCGAAGAGGGTCACTTACCCGCTCGACGATCGGGTGAAAGCGCGACTAGTCGGCGGATACAGCTCCGGACTCAGTGATGTCAGCAGCGGAAGCGAGCACTCCGGCGACTACAACTCCCCCTGCCTCTCCGAGCTCGTCCACCGCTTCCTCCAAGACGACGAGTCGTCCGCCGCTGGTTTTCCCGACAACGAGTCCGACTGGGACCGAGTCGACTCGGCCTCCGACGCGGACGCGATCGACTCCGTCCTTAGGTCCGTGGCCGTTTCCGGAAATGCGGACTCGTACCTGAAGCTGCTCCGTTCTCACGTTTCCCAGGCGGAGGAGGCGTTCGCGTGTTTGAGATCCAACGGCGGCGGCAGCAGCAAGTCGACTCTGGGGCGGAGCGTGATGTCGTTTCTGAGGGGATTGGGACACAATGCGGCGATCTGCAAGACGAAATGGACCTCCTCCGGCAACATCACCTCCGGGAGCTACGAGTTCATCGACGTCGTTCCTGTCCAATCGGGCTCCTCCATGAGGCAGAGCCGGTACTTCGTGGACCTCGACTTCGCCGCCCAGTTCGAAATCGCTCGGCCGTCGAGCCAGTACTCGCGGCTGCTGCAACTTGTGCCCAGAAACTTCGTTGGCAGCTCGGAGGACCTGAAGCGTATCGTTCGGGTCACGTGCGACGCGGCAAAGAGATCGTTGAAGAGCACAGATCTCTCCGTGCCTCCGTGGCGGAAGAACCGTTATATGCAGAACAAGTGGTTCGGTCCGTACAAACGGACCGTCAATCCATTGACGGAGAGAACCTTCTCGACAGACTCGGCCATTTTTGCTCCGGTATCTGGCGCCAAATGCCGCTATGTTGGGTTTGACGACACGGTTTCCGACTCCACCGTGAACGGCCGGCTCTATGTCCGTACTTAA